DNA sequence from the Oncorhynchus clarkii lewisi isolate Uvic-CL-2024 unplaced genomic scaffold, UVic_Ocla_1.0 unplaced_contig_9428_pilon_pilon, whole genome shotgun sequence genome:
GGCTTTCAGCTCCGCCAGCTGCTCCTTGGACTTCTTAGGCCGCATTCCGAAGTGGTCGGCGCTGAGGGCCGAGTTCTCCTgtggagtcagggagggaggctggacaGTGGTGGCTCTCTTCATCTCACTGACCGCTGGGCTGGTCTGGTGGGAGGACATCTTGGGGACCAGGCTGTGGCTTGGCATCCCTGCTACTGTCAAGGTGATGGGTGTGGTCACAGGCGTGCCAACCTGTTCAGAGTTTAGAAAAGTTTCACTCACTCAACAATATTACAACAACTGACAAGACATATTGAGTTGAGAAACTATAAACAGAAAATATTACATTATATCATCCACAATGTCATCAATAAGTACCAACCTGTGTAAAAACCAGGCCTGGCTGCCCTACTATCTGACAGGTCTGGAGGATAGACTGCAGGCCGTTGGCCGCAGCAGAGAGCTGGTGGGCCGGGATAACAGTGATGGTCTGAGGCACCGTGTGCACAGTCCCGTTGAACTGCTTTCTCCTAGCCTCCTCCACCTCAAATcaaaaagtttatttgtcatatgcacagGATAGACGTAGTGTAAATGGTACAACGAAATGCGTACTTGCAAGCGCCCCCTTCAACAGAGGCGACAAcaattaaaacatatatattcaaatgagtgaaaatatgtttttttttaaatcacaataAAAACACTATGTCCGCCCCAAAAAATGTAACTCTGGTATAAGACAAACATGAATCTAACAGAAAAAGCACCTCCTCGGGTGTCCAGCTGACCCCGTGCTTCAGACGCTGGGCAGAGAACCAGATCTTTATCTGTTCCTCACTGAATTTGGTCTGAGCCGACAGACCCATGATCTCTGACACCGAAGGGTACGGGAACTTCTTGTAGGTGTTGACCAGGACTGTGTTGGTATCCATGGATTGGTTGTATGAGGGGATACTGCTGACGGGGATGAGGAGCTGGGCTTGGGCGCTCtgcggggagggagggagaaggagaatgcaagagagagagagaggttttagTCACTTATTTATCAGTAACATTACAATAGTATCAACAGCAGTGAAAGGTGATTTGTTTTATACAATTTACAATTTCAAAGAATTTGAAAATATGATCACCTGCTGGGCCTGCAGAGCTGAGAGGACCTGGGCCAGACCAGGGGGGAGCTGGAGTCCAGACATATTGGAGCTGAGGACAGAGGATTTCTTGTGCTCTGCAGACATCATATTGGGAATGTTTAGGAGAACACTGTGTTTCATGGACTCGGTGTAATGTGGGCTCATCTTCTCTACAGGAGTGAGGGAACCCAGCCCCAGAGGTGCTTCGATAGGCTCCTGctccccttcactctctcccaTCCCGTCACTCTCCTCGGCTGCTTTCAGAGACACGGCGATCCTCTTCGGTTCCGATTTACCCCTCATCTTCATGATGGGGGTTTTGCTGAGTGAGATGCCAGCTGATGCGGGGTCATCGCTCTCTTCCGTCTCATGCTGTGTGTATCCCCCATCCGAGAGAAGGTCACTGAGCGTCTGCTCCAGGGTTGGTTGGTTGCTGCGTTTCACTCCTGTGCAGGTGACACCGTCCTCTCCGCTGGAATGACTGATGTCGTGCTCTGAAAAGTAAATTGCTCAGCTATGTTAGTTTAACTACATCAGAGAACGAGGGTCATTTTCAGGAGTAGAGCACACCATAGCAGATCGGTGTTGAAACAGTAGGTCAATATGGGCATTTCATATAGGTTTCAAAAGCTTTTCTCCTGTTTAGTGCCTACAgaaccaaatcaaatcacattttatttgtcacatgcttggtaaacaacaggtgtagactgcttacttacgggtcgttcccaacaacgcagagagaaagagaagagaaaagggaaaaataataacacaaggaatagcacctggccgtgctgctgctccagtttcaactgttctgcctgcggctatggaaccctgacctgttcaccggacgtgctaccttgtcccagacctgctgttttcaactctctagagacagcaggagcggtagagatactcttaatgatcggctatgaaaagtcaactgacatttactcctgaggtgctgacttgttgcaccctcgacaaccactgtgattattatttcacCATgcgggtcatttatgaacattttaacatcttggccatgttctgttataatatccacccggcacagccagaagaggactggccacccctcatagcctggttcctctctaggtttcttcctaggtttaggcctttctagggaggttttcctagccactgtgcttctacacctgcattgcttgctgtttggggttttaggctgggtttctgtacagcactttgagatatcagctgatgtaagaagggctttataaataaatttgattatATCCAGAGTAaagataactaggctatatacaaggggtaccagcaccgagtcaatgtgcaggggtacgatgtAATTGATgcagatatgtacatataagtagggACAAAGTGACTGGTCAAcaagatagataataaacagtagcagcagtgtaaggtCAAGAGGTCAAGAGTGCAAAAAGGGTCCATGCAGATAGTTAGTCCGGGTAGTTATTGGTTAACAGTTttatggctgggggggggggggggggggggggggttctgttggttccaaacttgcagaaagaacagtctatgacttgggtggctggagtctgacaattgttagggctttcctctgacaccgcctggtataaaggtcctggatggcagggagctcggccccagtgatgtaccggaacgtacgcactaccctctgtagcgccttgcgattGGATGccaagcatttgccataccaagcagtgatgcagccagtcaagatcgAGCCAGGTGATTAACATTTCAAGAAAACAGGTGTGAGCAACATGTTGAAGATGAATAAAACCCTTCCCCACCTGTCTCTGGGTCAGTGGAGACCACAGCGGTGTCTGTAAGTCCCTCTGCAGCGCTCTCAGCTCCATCCTTTCCCTCCCCCACCTGCATGTCTGCATCCTGCTCCTCCATCACGTTAGAAGAAGGCAGGACCATGCAAGGTGTTGTTGACTTCCTCCTGCTTGCCATTTTGTAGGTAGGCTATCCTCCAAGATAACTTTGTGTAAAGAGATGTGTCTGGAATGGATTTGACCTTCCGCTAGTGATGGTTTGATTCACATTCTAAAACTTCCAATATTTTCATCTGTGgactgaaataaaaaaaatatgtatttgacAGGTTCCATCCAATATAGCGTCACTTGAACAGCTACAATATGTATGGATTACTGTATAACGGTAATAGTACGTTCATTGTACAGTAATTACAGTGAAGTTGAAATGTGTCCTAGCTATACCACCTTTTGCATGTGAAACCTATTACAATGATTATTTCTGCACACTAGTGCAACTTGTTTGTAGCAACTGTCTAGTTTGTAGTAGCTGGTCATTTACAATACGTTTGGACCCAATTGCTCTTAATGCCATTTGTTTATGCAGAAAAAAAAATTATATGCAGTGTGACTATAGCAAATTGATTTATCTTATTAGATTGCTAGCTATCCAGATCTAGCTAACTAACCTAGCTTCCATTTCTGCATCTAGCCAGCCAGTTTACACCTGGGATAGACATTGCGCTGGAAGCCAAATACTGTAGCTAGCCACCACAGAACAGCAGCTGAGTTTGCGTGTACTTACCAGGACAAGAGGTAGCTTCTGCGCAGGCTCTCCTGCCCCCCGCAATTTGTCTTAGGTTCTcgtctaatgttagctagcctACCTCTTGTACAGTTCAGCCAGAGCTCTCTGCCGGACTGCAGTAGTTTTGCTCGGAGGCAGGCGAGTCCAGTTCACCGCTGTCTGCAGATGAAAACATGGAACATTTTCGCTGCAACAGTTCTTTTCCCGACTGATATCCCTTTACAGACGTATTTTAAAAAAGGCAGGAAGCCACGACATTAGTCACTTCAAGTAAGCCATTTGTCCATCAAATTatatcagtgttttttttttttatggcagtttaaTGATTAAGCGGCGTCATCACGTTAATGCGGTACGTCTTGACGTCATTCATAGGCGACATCTGTCACGCATGCATAGAGAAATGTTGCTTCAAATAAAATGTCTATCAACGAATACAAGCATTTAAAAAGTGACGGTCCTGACGTTTGTATGCATACAGTATTTATCGTTACCGTCTGACGCCCAAAAAAACATCACCTGAGGCTGCACCATGCTCAGTTTGTATTCCGCTTTAACTGGTAATAGATATTTTTCAACCAATTAACACATCAATGTCGTCATGCCTTTATGGTATAACAAGACACAGGAACAAatacttgtaaaaaaaaaacactttaattAAATAAAAGCACCAGTATACAAGTTGTTAGGAAATACACATCTGTATATTTCTATCAAAATATAGTTCTAGACTTGTTCTTTATACATTTAGACAACGGGGAAATACGTGCAATTCATGACTAGCTACATCTTTATTGTATAAAACTCATTATGAAAAATCTTCAATTTCATATTCCATTTCCTGGAAAGAGAATAAGAAAACATTAGAAAACATAGAGAAACTCAAAAATTGCCCAATGAGATGTTTCACAAGTTCATACAAACTGAAATGTCTAGAATGACAAACCTTCAGCAGGGCAGTCTTGTCGTAGTCTTTGCGATGTCTGTAGATACTCTGACATAACAAGGCGTATAGCTTCTCCAGTTGATAGACCTCATATCCCTCAGTCTTAGACACCGCTCTCTGAAGCAGCTCCTGAAATGAAGGACCAGAAAACCAGCTCAGCACAGAGGTCTTATATCCTTCATCTTGGTCTAAAGGAAGAAGGTGCCTCTGTCCGATTCCAGATCcatttgtgctcttgccaactctaTTGCTGTCATTGTCATGACAATTCCAATAGACTGCCACTAGCTAGTTGCCTTAACTACAAATCATTTAACAACCTCCATTAGGAGGCTCGGGCGACGACCTGACCCTGGACCAGCTGCAGTGATAATCTGTTACCTTTAGTTTGTTGTGATCAACCACAGGGGGCTGTGTCTTCTGGTCCAGTATCTCCTGGTCAACATCCATCACCTGCTGCATCCCCTGGTACTTCAAGCCCCGCGTCACACGCCTCACTCCTACTTCTGacaagaggacagaggggaggagtgaGTGTACAATTCAACAAAGTTAACTTAAAAacaacagagtgtgtgtgtgtgtgtgtgggtgtcggtGTTCATTGTGGGATGGGAGGCTGCACACCTGTGGTATTCTCTTCGTCCACTTCCACTCTCGGAGGCTCAGTTTTGTCTGTAGAGGACGCCTGCCCCTGGGTGAATGAGGAAACAGTTGAAACAGAAAAATAAGATCAATTCAGCAGGAGAATCATCCATACAAAAAGCAACATCCATTTTACAACAAAATAACATACATTGTCTCCCCCTTCTGGTAAGAAGTGGTTTTTCTGGGCTCCAACCACCACTACAGGGTCCTGGGTGCCCTCACTGCTCTGGTCTCCAGCCCTAGCCTCCACAGCTACCTCCACCCTGGGCTGGGTAGCCTCCGTTGTAGCCTGGCTAGCCTCCTCCGTGGTCCGGCTGTCCTTAGTGTCTTTCTCCATGGGCTGTCTGTCCTGGTTCTCCTGTTGGACTGGTTCCTCATGCTCCATGGGGGTCTCCTCAGCCCCAGTGATCTCCAGCTCCTCCAGGCCTGACTCTGCTGCAGcatcacccccctcctcctcctcactctctgcccctctcctctcctcctcttcctctccagacTCCACCACAGCAGAGTGGTCTTTAGAAGTGTGAGGAGAGGACCTTTTCCTGATGATGCCGTTGCACCAGCGGCTCTTCCTGCGCTTCTTCTTCTGAGCTGCTGAGAAGCAGATGACCAGATAATCAAAGCCAATTCAAAAACCACCTTTATGAATGACTGAATGATGAGTGTAAACATGGTGAGAGAAACTGACACGGTGTTATCATCCCGTCTCTCATTACCAGCAGTTAGTAGAGGATAGATCTGTAGAGGATAGATCTGTAAAGCTCTCCGCAGCTCATTCTCTATGGGCTAGTGGAAACAACAGTCTGTCTGCAGAGTAGTGAAATGCTAACCTGTGTAGCATTGTGTGTCTGTACGTTGAGTTGCTTGCTAACCTGAAGGGCGTGGCGTGGTCACAGCTGAGGGAGCAGCAGCGGTAGACTCCTTAGAGGGGCCTGCTGCATCGGTGCTCTTGGCATCCACTGCTCTGGTCTTGGGATGAACGTGATAGTAGGATGGAGCGAACCTTGAAGTGGAGCAAcctggaagtagagagagaggcagttcaTATTTAAATCTATCAGGAACGCTCTTCTTTCCTCCATCCAGGAGAGCAGCAGAACAGATCAACTGGTCCCTGAACAAATTAAAAGATCAAATGCATTTCTACTCTAGAACCATCTTTCTGGAACTACTCTGCACCAATAGAATAACACCTGACCTCTTGTGCTGCGGGACTCCTTGATATCCTCGCAGATCTTCTCAAAGTCTTCATCCAGTTCGTCTTTGACGATGGCCTGAACAGTGTCCTTCAGAGCACAGGCTCTGTGGCGGATCTGACGATCTGGAAAACATCCAGGACACAGACTTGTCATCAGTATGATTATGAAATGATGAATGGATTGATTCATGAATTAATAGTTGGCTGAATGAAGTAATGAATGATTAGTTGAATTAATAAATTAATTTATGAAATAAAGGAAACATTCTCCCACTACATCCTGTTATACAACAACATTCTGGATATAGCCCATTTCCTACCGGAAGGATCTTTGTCAGGGTTGTATTCCAGACAGTTCTTCCAGATGAGATCCACGTCGTGGACAAACTCCTTCACAGTCACGTACTTGTGAGTGTCGATGTTAGAGAGGACAGTGGACAGGTCCATGGGCTGCTCTATAACTGTAGCATAGTCAGGTACCTAGACAAGACCGTGATCCATCAAAACAACAGGTCAGCCATTCTCCACGTGATAGAGATTCTACCATGTCCATGTTTAGACAACATCTGGCCTCTTCTCTTTATTTAACCCTCATCTGATGTTTATACATGGCTCAGAGCGCGGCCCCCCCACCTCTAGAatgcagacccccccccccccccccagaacgcAGCCCGCCCCCCTCTAGAACGCAGCCCGCCCCCCTCTAGAACGCAGCCCGCCCCCCTCTAGAACGCAGCCCGCCCCCCTCTAGAACGCAGACACTTCTACAGCAATTGATGGTCAGTCTCACCTCCTCCAGGTCGACAGGCTTGGTAAAGGCCTTGAAGCGTTTGTCCTGAGAGAGGCGGTTGGTGACATCACGCAGGAAGAGGCGGAGCTCCCTGAGAGtgtcttcctcctgctcctccaatCGCTGCTGCTCCTTTTCTGTCAGCATCcttgggggaagagggggagcaaCAGGAAGCACCTCCAGGGCTGCAAGCACTGGGGAGGAGAACAGGAAGGTTAGTGACCAACCACATGACTGAGCGAGTGCTGACAGCTTTGGTACAGAGAACGTTCTAGTTTAAGTTGAGCTTGTTTAACCATTTTGGACCATTATCCAGGATTCCACTAGAATATCTCAAGAGTATGATGCAGTCTTACCTGCTTTCTTCTGGGATGCAGGAGCTTTGGCAGCCTGGTTTACGATGAGATCGTCAAAGAAGTTCCTTCTCTCTTGTGGGGTTGGGACCTGAACCTGGAGCACCTCTCCATACTCAGCACAGAACAGGTCCTGGACCTATGGGGGGGTGATGATTCACCAAGTGAACATAACATTCAGCTGAATGGGAATTAACGAGATCATTCTGACTGATCCCCTGCCCAGAAGCCAAATTCCAACCCTCCAGCTTCTCCCACAGGGGGAGGGAATGAGTGCACATTTTCTAGGGCTTGTGTCCCTTTGGTGATtagattttattaggatctcttttagtcctcgtttggactaatcttccaagaaaGAGTCCTTAAAAAACATCAAAATCCTACACTCACATAACACACAGCAGACAAAATACACTGCCATGTTGGTGATGTTAGGGGCGGTGTGTTCACTACATCCTGTTAGactgctgtggggcggtgtgttcactacatcctgttagactgctgtggggcagtgtgttcactacatcctgttagactgctgtggggcggtgtgttcactacatcctgttagactgctgtggggcggtgtgttcactacatcctgttagactgctgtggggcggtgtgttcactacatcctgttagactgctgtggggcggtgtgttcactacatcctgttagactgctgtggggcggtgtgttcactacatcctgttagactgctgtggggcggtgtgttcactacatcccgttagactgctgtggggcggtgtgttcactacatcccgttagactgctgtggggcggtgtgttcactacatcccgttagactgctgtggggcggtgtgttcactacatcctgttagactgctgtggggcggtgtgttcactacatcctgttagactgctgtggggcggtgtgttcactacatcctgttagactgctgtggggcggtgtgttcactacatccaactgctgtggggcggtgtgttcactacatcctgttagactgctgtggggcggtgtgttcactacatcctgttagactgctgtggggcggtgtgttcactacatcccgttagactgctgtggggcggtgtgttcACTACATCCTGTTAGACTGCTGTGGGGCGGTGTATTCACTACATCCAGTTAGACTGCTGTGGGGCAGTGTGTTCACTACATCCTGTTAGactgctgtggggcggtgtgttcactacatcctgttagactgctgtggggcggtgtgttcactacatcctgttagactgctgtggggcggtgtgttcactacatcctgttagactgctgtggggcggtgtgttcactacatcctgttagactgctgtggggcggtgtgttcactacatcccgttagactgctgtggggcggtgtgttcactacatcctgttagactgctgtggggcggtgtgttcactacatcccgttagactgctgtggggcggtgtgttcactacatcctgttagactgctgtggggcggtgtgctcactacatcctgttagactgctgtggggcggtgtgttcACTACATCCCGTTACactgctgtggggcggtgtgtgtctacagtacctACCTCAGGGAAGAGGCTGCTGTGGGGGACATTACAGGTGGCCAGCAGCAGGATGGGTGAGAATGAGGGGATGTCCTGTAACAAGCTGAGGAAGGTAGCTCTGAGAGCAGACCCCACCGTGTCCCACCACCTCTGGATGTGAGGGATATAAAGGATACTGGGGGACGTCCTCTTGGCCTCACAGAACATCTACAACACAACGAAACACATCATTACAGATCAGTGTTTATATGGACCTGCATGCCTCCTCACAGAAGAGCTAAGAGTCCAAACATACAAGACATCACATACTGCCCATCTCTAGGTTCATCAATACTGTCCATCTCTAGGTTCATCAATACTGTCCATCTCTAGGTTCATCAATACTGTCCATCTCTAGGTTCATCAATACTGCCCATCTCTAGGTTCATCAATACTGTCCATCTCTGGGTTCATCTCAAAAGTCTTTATTTGACTCCTCTCTCCTAGGACCTTCTCCAAATATGTGAAGAATCAAGGACTCAAGAAAAGACTAAAGATGAACCCAGAGATGGACAGT
Encoded proteins:
- the LOC139396586 gene encoding zinc fingers and homeoboxes protein 1-like isoform X2; amino-acid sequence: MASRRKSTTPCMVLPSSNVMEEQDADMQVGEGKDGAESAAEGLTDTAVVSTDPETEHDISHSSGEDGVTCTGVKRSNQPTLEQTLSDLLSDGGYTQHETEESDDPASAGISLSKTPIMKMRGKSEPKRIAVSLKAAEESDGMGESEGEQEPIEAPLGLGSLTPVEKMSPHYTESMKHSVLLNIPNMMSAEHKKSSVLSSNMSGLQLPPGLAQVLSALQAQQSAQAQLLIPVSSIPSYNQSMDTNTVLVNTYKKFPYPSVSEIMGLSAQTKFSEEQIKIWFSAQRLKHGVSWTPEEVEEARRKQFNGTVHTVPQTITVIPAHQLSAAANGLQSILQTCQIVGQPGLVFTQVGTPVTTPITLTVAGMPSHSLVPKMSSHQTSPAVSEMKRATTVQPPSLTPQENSALSADHFGMRPKKSKEQLAELKASYLKNHFASDAEIARLMTLTCLTKGEIKKWFSDTRYNQRNSKNSNVIVFHDSQSPRGHGSGTTIVIDSSDETPQSPPPTPTPSIKEKEPRPKTWNSFPDFTLQKFKEKTAEQLVVLEESYQKGSTPSDDELTRLRTETKLTRREIDAWFTEKRKVVEAESPELKAERMESEATSSRKRSQTPPGGRRPNRGDKNIRKKTPEQLHVLKSAFVRTQWPSTEEYDKLSEESGLPRVYVVNWFGDTRYSFKNGNLKWFFHYQSGNVEGLNGNKNRKRRIRNRGWGRSRSRKAKRSTSTEKSPPLPIIKLKSGKDILKEYYLKHKLLNEQDLDELVTKSSMGYEQVREWFAEIHKRENMGADPFGDAEVNEDQQEEEALLGENEMAPDEQDDTVVGEEDEEEDDDTDESDSWEPSQGARKTQSE
- the LOC139396586 gene encoding zinc fingers and homeoboxes protein 1-like isoform X1 → MASRRKSTTPCMVLPSSNVMEEQDADMQVGEGKDGAESAAEGLTDTAVVSTDPETEHDISHSSGEDGVTCTGVKRSNQPTLEQTLSDLLSDGGYTQHETEESDDPASAGISLSKTPIMKMRGKSEPKRIAVSLKAAEESDGMGESEGEQEPIEAPLGLGSLTPVEKMSPHYTESMKHSVLLNIPNMMSAEHKKSSVLSSNMSGLQLPPGLAQVLSALQAQQSAQAQLLIPVSSIPSYNQSMDTNTVLVNTYKKFPYPSVSEIMGLSAQTKFSEEQIKIWFSAQRLKHGVEEARRKQFNGTVHTVPQTITVIPAHQLSAAANGLQSILQTCQIVGQPGLVFTQVGTPVTTPITLTVAGMPSHSLVPKMSSHQTSPAVSEMKRATTVQPPSLTPQENSALSADHFGMRPKKSKEQLAELKASYLKNHFASDAEIARLMTLTCLTKGEIKKWFSDTRYNQRNSKNSNVIVFHDSQSPRGHGSGTTIVIDSSDETPQSPPPTPTPSIKEKEPRPKTWNSFPDFTLQKFKEKTAEQLVVLEESYQKGSTPSDDELTRLRTETKLTRREIDAWFTEKRKVVEAESPELKAERMESEATSSRKRSQTPPGGRRPNRGDKNIRKKTPEQLHVLKSAFVRTQWPSTEEYDKLSEESGLPRVYVVNWFGDTRYSFKNGNLKWFFHYQSGNVEGLNGNKNRKRRIRNRGWGRSRSRKAKRSTSTEKSPPLPIIKLKSGKDILKEYYLKHKLLNEQDLDELVTKSSMGYEQVREWFAEIHKRENMGADPFGDAEVNEDQQEEEALLGENEMAPDEQDDTVVGEEDEEEDDDTDESDSWEPSQGARKTQSE